DNA sequence from the Coffea arabica cultivar ET-39 chromosome 11c, Coffea Arabica ET-39 HiFi, whole genome shotgun sequence genome:
AGTGGCAAAGATGCtaactttgaaaacaaaaatgacaTTTATATAGTCAGTTCATTCGAAAATGCATCTGAATTCCTGTCATCTGTTGGATAAGTCGTGAAGGTCCCAATTTGTGCGTGTTTTTCCTTCTGATTTTTCATGCTGAAATCCAAAGGTCTTACATTCCCAAAGTTGGAAGATTGTTTGAGGATTTTGTTGGCTGAATTTAAATGGCGTTTAACTGTTGGTTGCGCATAAAAaagaaatctgctgcaacaagctctAAGCTTTCGATTTGTTGCAGCGGCGTTGGTGAGGCTTAGTCTTAGGCTAGTTGAGGTTTTGGTTTGGCCTGATTTTGTTGCTTGTGTCTGTTTGCTATCGGGTGGTGAGCTTTTGCATACATTTGCTACCATTTAAAGTGAGAAATGCAAGACATAACAGTTGGCCGCAACAATGACTTTGCTTGTAGTTTTAGTTACTCCTGACCTGTTTGAATTTTTGTTGGGCCGAAAGATGTGTTGTAGGATTTGGTGTTCATAGGCAATACCAGTTTCGTGTGTATGTAGGCTCTTTTCTTCTACTTATTGTGGGTTCAGCTTTGGGTAAGGGGGGGAAGCATGGAGATTTGCAGAATGTTGAAGTGATTCTCTGCGTGTTATCCTGCTTCACGTTCTTTTTCTCAGAAGTTTGGTTGGCTAGATTTGCATGTTCTTGCTCTCTGGATTTTTGTGTTTAAAGATGAAAAGAAAGTTTGGTTGTCTTGTTGTTTAATCTAAATGTTTGGTTGGCGGAGATGTTATTTGCGTTAGGAAAGATGGGAGATTGCATGTTGAAAAGCTCAACCTGTTGCAAATAAAAGAAATCAGCAGAAATAAAGAAAGcttcgtatgcatgcatgaaaaatttgcactttggccccccaattTCAATCTAatgctacaaaggcccaattacattccaatttCTTGCGATTAAGTCCTAAgttgattgcaatttgaacTATTATTTGATCTTGTCCTTTACTTGTGGACCTTTGAGttcttaaatgtttcaattggattCGAATGATTGactaattctttcaattgggtctttgTATGCTTTAAACCTTTGTGTATAGGTTGTTTAGTCTATTTGGGTGTTTTAAGTGcttcaatttcgtgtttatttttattccatGTAATTTATTGGTAATTAAATTGGTGCGttaatcctttgttttgatggatttagcccaagttatccctttctttggtgactatAGCCCACATTAAGTTTTGTCCACTTTATTAGCGCCACAAAatggggaggtataatttcttttatcctttttgtctctcctatgtgatccaacgtgctaaatgagaattgcatgtctaatttgctttccttgcttttctttagttcctttatttcatttactcttgcttttattgagttattcttttaatggggtatgtgtacacctcttggcttgtaatagatagggcttggagagcaattttattcatttttccccttccccttttgttttagttagcaaaaatgtaataggttcattagcttggttgtttgcctttgttgctatgtgttaatttgctttattagactcttgcatctagtcgagcatgctaagtgttatgtgttacgtgtttataagtgattcgcatgtctactcgctttttatagtcatgaatgaatgtgatggatgaatgtacgtcaccacactagtccaacactagttgtggctcattgtccgtttccactagtccaacgctagtaggaattcatagaaagggctagtccaatgctagacccaataggccgttcCCTCTCAATAGAACgtacttgcatgtttcatttcatttcatacatttttagttttctagcttttggcatgctcctccaatcctttccccttcattttaggcttttgcatcttcatgctagttatagggtacatttgcctgagagtcccctttcgataagggaaacgagtgagtgtggctacaaaatagctttaacacgctagttcttccttctaatcaaagggaaaattaaagtcgtgaaattaggagtcattcccgtacccgacttgatgcattcctctaggctcatgcactctcattcttatcatatcacttccccactcttttatccacattttctcacaacttatatttttctcactccacatgccatgttcacgcACTTttttcctatcacttatttattttctacctcacaaattgcacccgattgcacttatatgtatctactatcatattttcatccattagcacacaaacacctttatttgctcaatttgcacacatgcacttgtcttacattcgcacacatgcacgttttcttacattttcacacttgcactcatatttaggtcttcatttgcatcattcgcgacctctatgaggactttccttattggccaccacaactcatatggttgggaccaaaaaggttcataagagacattttaaatttaggattgcattttttttagcatccattagtcatgaccaacatgcaaaacatactttgggtagaaaaaattaggaaaagaagggctaagtcacgcaactagtttttgctagggtaagggagtgccttaagctttgcctttgccttctcccttatcaaatgtgacccccgatcccttgtTTTGGTTACGTAGGtccaaaagttctttaaaaagggtttgtttacttttctttccaaaaatcactttttgggtgacttggtacaccctaactctataccaagtggcgactccattttccattaaaaaccctttttgaattttgtttggccaaatcgtcgcatcaTCAAgccccacggccttttattttcattttcacacacgttcacatacacaccactttcacaccatcaaaaagtggggcgcgacagttggcgactccactggggacttcctaagtgggtccaagcatttgatttagctattcttttcctttttccacccTTTTTATGTATAGCATCCGGAtgttagggttgcattttctattttagggcctttttgcctcgcgcgcgtatcaaactattccctcacttgcgtatgtatgattggttgtttggatgtatgttgtacttgttctatctcgcgctttgcattgcatttggggtggGGGGACATTActctagagcctcgcgttggttcttgatccctcccctccaaacgagcattagcatacgtgcatacggtttattaatttatccctcctttatttttctttagtggcttgtcacgccactccaccctattaggattttaggcgacccacttggacgtgtgatcgtgacacgacatgtgcgtagcacgatccgaggggtcattcaatcttccgctttaaactttgggtcaatagcctttagcttttagtcgaaggttgaggattttcgatagattcactcagacatgtagccgtaatacgacgtgtgcgtagcaatgtctggggaatcgctcaaGCCActgacaaagaaccttgggattgatgaccattggtttccaagtctgaaggctcggggacctaaaacctatcgagtctagatgcattagtgagccaatacttcatgcatccatgatagcttgcctagggtagaatcggccttatcctgagctagggacactattcacgaggggaaggatccaacccctttttcccttttattgctttgtattgatttatctcgttgctacaatgtgttatgtgtatttatctgcctgaactaacttttcttggttttgtgtccccattgcattcacaaacccctagcaaataagaggtctggtatgaccttcttttagaagcctacccgtgtagataggatattgcacgtttaagaagttgtggtatatttcgttcataaattaataatgtcatatcattttaggcttaccctggcaaataaagggtcccttaggtcatgtttcatttcaaattgcatattttactgctttaataaactggcatcatgcataaaccctataaagggaatgccatttaggcgatCCCCTGCTAGGAATAAACCGCTCTGTgcctcggatatataatccaatgaaacttgcacgtttatatttcctgtaccatccaaaggggtagtgcacaaggtaaggtgagatccgatcattttcatggaGCGATCTTTGGactatgagcgtctaataatcactttctggccattttatcaaattggtaaaaattccttgcaaaaaggacattaatttgaagaaattcacaaacaattcctcgctattgagacgataaataaactgagggcaaaatttgattttaaaagactcatagactaatgcatcgcaataagccGTCAATTTCATTCCATCCATTgaaccattttattcatcaaagttatccagtccattttttcaatttgttcatttttagggcaacctagtcgattttgaattcatttgactagtttatccattttagggcaatctagtcgattttgaataaactatcaatttcaattcatttgaccaatttacctatttttagggcaactcGGTCGTTTTTGAATAATTCATCCTTTCACTCGATCGGTTTGATCAAtggatttcattcaattcatttgattagtttaattcatttttagggttacccattcaattttcaataaataatcaaatttcattcaatgaatttgaccattttaccccccTTTGGCACATCATGCGTCGAACAAAGCAAGCAATTCATTCCAACTTTGccctcatttttaggacaaatgtctcttctcactccaagttggccaaatttttcaaatcatttttcactcaatcaattgatcagattcgtcaggtatggtatagtgcctgccctagaggattgcattttcatgttaggcctacccttggcacaaaaagggctcctcaataggacatgcatccgaatttgttgaatatttactaactcttgttttttttctttttctttattttatttttgttggaaaAGCTAAGCAAAGACTTAAATCTAAAGGCGATTCCTTTCAAAATtgtcaggtaatatttaaacatagcttctcgtagAAGCTCCATTATCACCGGGTCACGTAGCCGAGTTTCAAGAgatagtgtaaacatgagtacccaTCCAGAGCCATCTGATAGGCCCGTGACAACATCTTCAACTGATTTGGCGAATCTGGGAGCTCAGCTCAGCGAAGTTCTCAACCGTTTAATGAACTAAGCGTTGAAATGATGGCTCAACGGCGTGTGATTGATCAATTGGTCACTGGAGGTGCTAGCGGTGAGTGGCAACATGAACCCTTACTCCCGGGCCAATCTGAACCAATACTCTTGCCTTACACTCAAATCTCTGTTTCTTCACAAGCTATGAATCCACCTGAAGAAGCCTTTACCCATCACACTCATGGCCCACCACCTATTTATGCACCTAACATCCAAACTAATCCTCCTCATGTCCAAATTCCCCAAAATTATCCGCTAATTACTATGACCATGCCTTTCGAACCACAAGGACCACATTATTACGCCACCGCTGAACCATTCACCCTAGATACCGCTGTTCAAGGGAAAGCTGAAGTTGGGGGGTCGTCCGTGCCCGTGAACAAGAATTTACTAAAGAGATTGGATAAGTTTGAGGAATTTATaaggaaaagccaaggtttGAGCAAGCAAGGGGGTTTTGACTACAACGAGCTGTGCCTGTTTCCGGATATGCAATTGCCGGTGAGTTTCAAAGCACCTAAGTTTACCAAGTATGACGGAACTGGCAATCCCAAGACCCACCTTCGGATGTATGCAAACAAGCTGGGGAGACCAATAGACGATGAGAATCTACCTGTGCGCTTATTCCCGAGAGTCTGGAAGGCGATGCCTTAGATTGGTATGCTAATTTGAAGCCTGAAGATATGAGATCTTGGATGGATTTATCGACTGCTTTTGTGAGGCAGTATGAATATAATTGCGAGCTCGCTCCGACGAGAACCACGTTGGAGGGAACCAAGAGGAAACCATCGGAGGACCATAAGACGTATGCGAAAAGATGGAGGAAGCTGGCTGCCAAGGTGGAGCCTCCCATGACCGAAAATGAAATTGTTCGCACGTTTATTAAAGCTCATGACCCACCCTACTTTGAAGAGATTTTTCGAATGACGGGATGTTCCTTTGCAGAGATTgtcaataaattggaagaatatgacGAGTTCATAAAAGCAGGGAAAATTGTCAATGTTTCAGTTTTGAAGTCACAGTTGGAAGCCATGCAAAGTCAAAATAGTGGTAGTAAGAAGCCTCAATTTAAGAAGAAAGACGAGGAAGCATCTTTTGTCTGGAACCAGGGTTTTTTTTCTCGGCCTAGATATCAACAAAATCCCGCCTACTCACCACGTTACTTATATCAACCACACCCCCGCCCTGTTTACAATACCACTATCAACCACCCCCGTcctcgaccaaattacccaaacacaCCATCAACGCCATTTCATATTTCCCCACCGAACTTTCAAATTAGACCTCGCCCTCCTTTTAACCCAAGACCTATTCCCCCTCCTAACCCAAATTACCAGTACCAACAAATCCGTTATACCCAAAATCCAACCCCATACCGAACCTTTACCAATCTAGGTCGACCTGTTGATCAGTTATATGAGCAATTAAAAGCTGCTGGAAAGATTGGTACGGTACCCCCTAAGACCTATCCCAGGGGATTTCCCACTGGTTATGATCCTCAGTCATTTTGTGCTTATCATTTGGGATCCCCTGGACATCTGACGGTCAATTGCTGGGCGCTTaagcataaaattcaagatatgattgatgCTGGAGACATAATTCTGAGAAGGAAAGATGAACAAGGGCCAAGTGTTAGCAACAATTCTTTTCCTCAGCACAAGGATACTGTGGGAACTATCACCATAGAGGAAGGGATTGAGGAACCTACACAGTATATTGTAGATGAGGCCGAGGTCACAAGGGTCATTGAAGAACCATTCATATTAGAGGAGGACGCCTATGGAGCCAAGAAAAATACTGATCCTTTTATTCTAAAAATGATACCCTTTGAATGTGAGCCTTCGGAGCTTGTGGTGCTTGAATTGCCTGAGCAAGTTCCTGTTCTTAATTTACAAGAGGTCCCATGGAATTATAGCGAACCTACACTATTAATTGGAGGAGAGAAGGTGCCCAAGAAAGAAGTGGATGCCATTACTAGATCTGGAAGAATCATAGGAGAGCCCGCAATTGATGAATCTTCAAAGGCAAAAGAAGGTGCTACGCCAACGAAACCCATAGTGACGGATGAAGAGGCTTTTAATTTCCTTAAGATGTTAAAGAAGAATGAGTATAAGGTGGTCGAGCAATTGGACAAGATGCCCGCTCAAATTTTCATATTAAATCTGCTCTTAACCTCGGAACTTCACCGAGAGGCTCTGGTCAAGGTCTTAACCGAGGCTCAAGTGCCTAAGAATGTTCCAGTTGACAAATTCGCCAATGTAGTTGAACGTGTTTTGGCTTCCAATCGGATTTCTTTTTCTGACGAGGATCTAACTGCCGAGGGGATTGGACACAACAAAGCTTTGTATATCTCAGTCCGCTGTAACGGGAAACTCTTGCCGAAGGTTCTAATAGACAATGGATCCGCTCTCAATATCTGTCCTTGGAATACCTTGGTTAAGTTAGGTTTTCAGGAGGCTAAATTGCGGCCGTCAACCACCGTGGTGAAAGGATTTGATGGTGTGAAAAGGGAACCAATGGGGGAAGTGGATTTAGTGTTAGAAATCGGACCTGCCCAATTTCAAGTCATGTGCCAGGTCATGAATTTTTCAAGTGTTTATACCATTCTTCTTGGACGGCCTTGGATTCACATTTCGGGTGCTATACCCTCTTCACTTCATCAATTGCTGAGATTTGTGGTGAATGACCAATTGATCACAGTTTTTGCGGAGGATGATTGCACAATGATTGTTAATTCTGGACCAAATGAGGAGGATAGCAAAAAATCTCTGCTTTCCTCTCACCATGTGGCTGACATTGTTTCCGTAGGATGGATATCTAAGGAGAAGCCAGTGGTGGAAATGAATTTGCCAGAAGCTAGTGttatgatggctaaagagatgatTCGAGGAGGATATGAGATGGGCAAGGGCCTTGGGCGCGACCTGCAGGGAGTTTTGGAACCAATAGAGCTGCAAGGCAAGAAGGACACCTTCGGATTGGGGTTTCAACCTACTATCAAGGATAAAAAGGAAATGATGAATCGCAAAAAGGCAGAGAGGGAGGGAAGGCAATTTGTCATGAATATCCCACCATTATATTGTACTTTTCCTTACCCATCAGAGGTGATCAGAGCTGAAGTAGACCCAATCGAAGAAGTGGAGGTTGGGTTGTCTGAGTTATTTGTGGGGGTTATTTCTGAGAGGGAGCTATTGGAAGACCTAGAATTTCCAGAGGTGTCTACCGAAGCAATGAAGAATTGGACCAGT
Encoded proteins:
- the LOC140016831 gene encoding uncharacterized protein; this encodes MRSWMDLSTAFVRQYEYNCELAPTRTTLEGTKRKPSEDHKTYAKRWRKLAAKVEPPMTENEIVRTFIKAHDPPYFEEIFRMTGCSFAEIVNKLEEYDEFIKAGKIVNVSVLKSQLEAMQSQNSGSKKPQFKKKDEEASFVWNQGFFSRPRYQQNPAYSPRYLYQPHPRPVYNTTINHPRPRPNYPNTPSTPFHISPPNFQIRPRPPFNPRPIPPPNPNYQYQQIRYTQNPTPYRTFTNLGRPVDQLYEQLKAAGKIGTVPPKTYPRGFPTGYDPQSFCAYHLGSPGHLTVNCWALKHKIQDMIDAGDIILRRKDEQGPSVSNNSFPQHKDTVGTITIEEGIEEPTQYIVDEAEVTRVIEEPFILEEDAYGAKKNTDPFILKMIPFECEPSELVVLELPEQVPVLNLQEVPWNYSEPTLLIGGEKVPKKEVDAITRSGRIIGEPAIDESSKAKEGATPTKPIVTDEEAFNFLKMLKKNEYKVVEQLDKMPAQIFILNLLLTSELHREALVKVLTEAQVPKNVPVDKFANVVERVLASNRISFSDEDLTAEGIGHNKALYISVRCNGKLLPKVLIDNGSALNICPWNTLVKLGFQEAKLRPSTTVVKGFDGVKREPMGEVDLVLEIGPAQFQVMCQVMNFSSVYTILLGRPWIHISGAIPSSLHQLLRFVVNDQLITVFAEDDCTMIVNSGPNEEDSKKSLLSSHHVADIVSVGWISKEKPVVEMNLPEASVMMAKEMIRGGYEMGKGLGRDLQGVLEPIELQGKKDTFGLGFQPTIKDKKEMMNRKKAEREGRQFVMNIPPLYCTFPYPSEVIRAEVDPIEEVEVGLSELFVGVISERELLEDLEFPEVSTEAMKNWTKIQDESDSEEESDSLLKNLEQYEEKSKSNLEETEVVNIGTETEVKEIKISIHLNKKQRKEMIEFLTMFQDVFVWSYDDMPGISTDIVVHRLPTDPNFPPVKQKPRKFKLDMSLKIKEQLEKQLNARIIMVSHYPIWLSNPVPVPKKSGEVRVCVDYRDLNKASPKDDFPLPNIHILLDITAGHEIESFADCFAGYHQILMAEEDREKTAFITP